In Magnolia sinica isolate HGM2019 chromosome 16, MsV1, whole genome shotgun sequence, the genomic window aatttttggaagcatgtcagaaggccctttagggaatatatggagtgtcgtagCGATCGAGGTAATTGACTCAAATTTCGAggtgagtacggtcaatttcccattTCGAAAACGCCTGCATGACTACGTGGTCATGTTGGGGGCGCGACATTTGCTTACGTggatgttcatcaagtgggccaccctatGTTTGGAATATAGATTAAAAAAGTTAGCCAAAATCGCGGGCTATATCACGAGAGACAGCTGAGAATGGAAGTCACCACTAAAACCGTTCAAACTGTGCGTGGAGTGCACCGAGGACTTATATGCTTCAATCCacgggagcggatcaggtgttacccagggtaacagcttagtgggtgttacccttactgtggggacTACCTTGAtcatgtgatgtatatccacgccattcatccgtttCTAAATAAAATTTTAGGACGTGGTgtcaaaaattaggcaaattcaagtctcaggtggaccacaacacaggaaacagtggtgattgggtGTTtctccattaaaaattccaaaggtcTCATTGTAAGGtttttgtaattttaattttcaatccaacctgttgataatatcaattagatatagatgaagggaaaataaaaaagatcagtacgatccaaaacttttgtggcctactgAAAGTTTTTTATGGTCATtcgtcactgtttctagtggtgtggtccacctgagatttttatcttcttaCGATTTGGGATAtcgtctaaaatgatatttaaaaataaatagattgcTTGGatatgaaaaatatacatcaagatggaccccacacggttagggtaacacccactaaggtgttacccgggacAGCTAATCCACTTACCTGATGTACTAAAATAGGAAAATGGATTAACCGAAAAAGGAATTCCAAGACTCACgtagaccacaccacgtgaattcaGGGTATTTAGGCATGAGCTTTACAATGTaactatggtgcggtccacataaGTCTTGGATTGGAAGGATTTTTAGCATtcatggtgaaaatttgtcaGCACATTTGATTGACGGGGTggatctgctgcacaagctcccCTACGTGCTGCATGATTAGTCGTAGGTACACCCTCTATGTCACTACACCAGGCTAGTCCAATTCATTTTACCGGTGGGGATTGAGTTAGGTCTCAGGTCACAACTGTGAGACTCACCTTAATGTGTGTTGTATATACACCCTATCTATCTATTTTGTAATGCATGGCCCCATGAATGAAGCCTATCCATATTCAATTGGATCACACTGCCACATGAAAAGTGGCAATTGAATGCAACTTCATGGAACAATATACACCTGTATGTAGAGGTGTACaccaaccgagctagcttggttagctcgctcgactcgactcgaaaaagctcaattcgactcggttcgaagctgacttcgagccaagttgagctgatttttttagctcgaaaatgagttcgagctgagcttgagctggccccagctcgattcgactcagatcgaacctagctcgaattgaacttggatcgaaccggTTCGGTGACTCagctactttgatattgatgttgcccaccaagtgtttgatgaaatgactcaaagaagtgtggttagtggcaaggaatgtatgtatatgaaaccaacacccttttttcttgatttttatgttgcttagaaggtgtttgataaaatacctgtaaaaccattgttgctgtctcaaatatgttgcaaaaaatattaattttaataaaatatatttcaataataaaataatgtataatatataaaaagttgttttgaaaaacacttttttgtgggtttttgggaatagtcccacatggaaaagagaagagaaaaatctgtggtttatatgaaggatgtggagtattataatatttacttacctagtccgTAGACTATCTATTATATTCTTGGTGGATCCGTGGAGTACCGAGACTTgcgtgcgagggcgtgggcatgtgaggcagtgtggctgtgtggctgtagaggcgttaGTGGCGCACTTTGGCTATAGTGGGTGGCTGGTTaacagagagactaaaggactaagagaaaaatctctcagtatatatagagggactgaaaagagctgttgcagtagaaactgtaacagctgagccattagtgcggTCTAGCTATAATCGCATGGCTAGCCTAACATAGAAacgctagctgttgtctcacaacagtcagcatgcagcagcttaatagcccatgcacaacagtcagaaaatggccataaaacggctagttttccaacagccagaaatgacttaatggaatttaagtctttggaccataaccccctagccaccatagcctataaaaggaggacctggatgagtttttaaaccatctcaactcactctagCAAAcctatacgaactgagacagccagcccctctccacttatatattctagtgtttccagcaacgtattaaggcttaaaccttagcttaaaGAATAGACCAGtggtgtggtctaggacggttcaactgaaccagtggctggaGATTTGAATTGACCTGTGTAGAAGTCgaaactactttttctcttcttttcttcttctcttggaatttttcctttatactataatactgccagaaagtgtgtaattgagttccatttggtgggccttcatgtttacTGAACGtaaacccacaccaggctcgtcgtatcatAGAAGTTGTTtccctgtaacctatcagcatactcaattcacttgagtaggggcaaataacgctttaaggacagcgtttcagatgtGCTTCAGTctatcctgatttctgattattttataatttttggtttccacattatacagaaatacattaatctgtataatttcaaacaaaatacagtgagattttgaaggtacactttaggtgtttatgaaaatgctacAATGGCCAActtagctcgatcttggcttgaactcggcccgaactggcccgatctgctgaccgaaccgagccgagctggctagtcaggctcgaggaccgagccgagccgagttcgagttgaggttagctagtggttgagccgagtcgagctgaggccaactcgactcggttcgactcgatgtacatccCTACCTGTACGaaggaaattacaaatatcaacttgatctaaaaattttgtggcccacactaTTAGAAAATAAAGGACAACCCCAGAAGTAAAATATAAAATACTTTGTTCGAATAGTGCAGGCCACGTCATGGTTGGcttggcctaatttttgggtgtCCCAATTTCATGAGTGAGCTGTGGCCCACACCTTTAGAAAATAAAGGATaacccaaaaaaattaaaaaaacaaaaagttaaAAACTCTGTTCAAATAGGCAGGCCACGTCATGGTTGGCTTGACCCAAGTTTTGGGTGTCCCGATTTCATGGGTGAGCCACCCTTGTGGGATgtacattaaatacatcatggtgggtccacagttCAAACTTTGGCTTATGTTCGACCGAGTCTGGTTGACTTGAAGACTCGGACAAATGTTTACTTGACTCGGCCTAACTTGATTCGGTTTCTaataattaattttaattaattttatatatatttcatatatagATGACATATTAGAAAGATTAACAGAATATCAAAACAGCAGCACTTGGCTTGTTGATTAGAGACGCTGGTCTCTCACTGAGTGAAGCCTTTGGTTCAGACCCTTCTTCTTGCCGCTCAGCACGAAATCTTAACGACTGTCTGTAAAGTGcacaggtggcccacctgatgaatggaccctCCTTAATCTTTAGGCCAGGCCATCCTAACTGTGCCATCCATCTGATGAGTGGCCCCGGCCTTTCACACGTGTGCCACTCAAGAAATGAGAAGTAGAGTGAGCTACTGATGCGTGTTTCCCGTTTTGAGAATTCGAGAAATCCAGAGCCAGAGTTTTGACGAGAAGCTAAAGAAGGTGACCATATCCGGTCCGTTCGAACCGGAGAAGCTCATCAAGAAGCTATATTGCAAGGTCGGATGCAAAATCATCATTAGCTACGAGATCCCAATACCGCTTCCATCACCCAGAGATAAACCAGATCCAACTCCCCCACCCGAACCCAAGCCAGCTGAACCTGGACCGGTGAATATACTGATTGGGCCGATCGGACCGGTGTGCTACTGTAGGCCGTTTCGATTACCGGATTGCCCGGTTCCGGTTGATTGCACTTGCAGACTGCCAAACCCAACTTGTCATTCCAGGCCATGTGGATCCCGTGGTAATTGCCAATGTGGGGGCCGTTACGAGGATGGCCATCATTTCTTCAGTGACCAGGACAAAGATTGTAAGATGATGTAAAAAGGTGGGCTGGGCCccctttttcatctttttcttaGAGTATTTATGTGATGTAGATTGTATTGTGATGGTGTTTGGACGTAATAGGATTTTAATGAGCTATATGGTGCTTGTCAGAAATGGAACTAATCGAACACTTGCACCACCGAGCAGCTTTCAAACATGCTTGGCATGGTCATCTCTCACCAACCAATCAAATCCGACCACATTttaactagagctgggcaaaattcgatccgatccgacggatccgacccgatccggcaGATCCAATCCGAACCAAAGGCCGGAATCGGGtcagatcgagtaggcccactcgcTCCGATCATACATCGAATCGATTTCGGATcaatggtcaatccggaccgatccgatatACGgtagaaatcaatacttctactttttcctgtggtctggtccacttgaaatttggatttgcatcaattttggattcaacccctaaaatgatctagaaaaacgaatggacagcgtggataaaccatatgcattcacggtgggcccaacaaagtttactcagtagataagagcgtactgagtaacttaaaCACGCAATTCGATTTCGTGTGAAACACACCAGCTGTACAGCTGGTGCagatacgtgtcgtgtgaagcCAATCACAGACGtgccttgagctccgagttgtatgaacggcttaaatgagatcaaagttacatgggccccacaatagtgtatttattatatccataccatttatccatttttcgtgatcattttagagcattagaaaaaaataaatgaatcatatctatagctcaaatggaccacaccgaacatagcagcgaggataatgattttccatcattaaaaaattcgtatgtcccaccataacatttattttccatctaatctattaataagattaaaaatacatggatgaagaggaaaaataaatttcatattgatccgaaacttccgtgatctccaaaagggtttcaatggtaaacgttcaatccttaagacgaactctcccaatggatgaagatctgtcttatttttcggctcaagccttaagacgaactccccaaatggatggacggtttggatataacatatacctcataattTGACCCACAGACCCAACCTGATCTGAaccatacccaacccgatccgactcggtttccctgactgagtcggactcggttagggtcaggccaaccgtgcattGGATCAGATTAAGTCAGCTGACCCAGACTCGgtaccggatcggatcgagttcaggtcagttacttAAAAATTCGGATCGattcaagttggacccaatccggtccgactcgactcggtgCCCACCTCTAGTTCTAACACCATTGAGTCATCTCTGAGTCAGTCTTTTTCAAGGGAGGTATGTAGTATAAAATATTCTGTACTAGCGTAAAATGCAATTGGAGTGGATTTTAATATTTGGAAAGTGGACAGACATTTAAGTAAAGATTTCAATTGAAGAAATGTTATTTTcatgtaaatggtttggatgcatGGTTTTAACACTTGGAAGGAATTTCTTCCTCGCAAGGCTTTCCTCCATGTggaatctgatccattcatctggcTCCTCTTGCCTGGATGTAGGATCGTGCGAAAAATGAGGTCATTTTACTATTTGGAGGGTTCCATTGTAATCAAAGGGTGGTGTTCCTTGGAAactgttttcctgtgttgtggcccatatgaattaTATAGCAGCCTGATTTTTGCACCCCTAGTCTAGGAAATCAGGTtcctctgatggatggattggatttcacgtaaatatcatggtggggctgaaACAAGTTGGGCACTTCCTTTAAAGAAATAGTTAACACGGTAAATTGAATTGATGGTTGGACGTTTACTACGATTTTTAAGCAATTATCCACCAGAAATAGGCTTACAAATTGGACGGTTCAAAATTGTGAGCGTGTACGGTAGACAATAGATGCATCGCGGCACCTGGGTTGGTATTACACGCTACAAGAGAAAGCATGAAGACGTGACAAGTACTAACATGGCACAGGTGTGTGGTGTATCAGAGAGTCTACTCATCATGAGGGCCACATGTGTATGAGAGAAATGGACGCCTAAAAATTGACAGATGTTTAATGTACCGACAGATGTTTAATGTATCGAACCTGATCAGGGGATGTTTACCATGGTCCCTCTTGATGAGTGGTTTGGATCATGCATATGTACGTCATGTTGGTACGTGTGCCACTCCACTTGGTCGTGGATTTCCATGTGGTCAATGTGGTTCGGCCCTCTATTCAACCATTTATAAAAGAAACTAGATGATTCGGGAAATGACTTTTTCTTACCATAATATATAGTAGAGACAAATTGATTCGCATAACGTAAGACCAGAAAGAATAAAATTATACTaatgaaacaaaaataaaaacttataaagaTAATCCTCGGTGATTCAACGTCTGTGATGTAGATGGCAAGGTCTTGGGAATAAGTTTTCCTTGGTCCAACGAATTGGACATAAATAAAAGGAATTATACtacttaaaagaaaagaaaaatgttttCCTTAGTCTGGCCACTTGAGCataaatgaagggaaatacaCTACTCATAAGCTAAGTTTGGTCCAGCACAACAGCATAAACGAACTTGATTATACTACTAATAAGTTAAAGCTAATTTAACATCGTAGTGTAGACGGATTGAATTACATTGCTTCTAAGTTAAAATAAATAAGGTAAGATCAACAATATTGTGTTGTAGAGCATGTGTTGTATTGAGTTAGTTAGGGTCCAGAGCTCTTCAATCTTTCTTTTATATATTGAACTTTGAGGCAGTAGCTAGAGATCTTTGTAGCCAGTCCTCATGTCTACGATACGTAAATAACCATTTGAGTTCATAGACAGTTGTGGCTTATTATACAATGTCGTCATTTTTCATAGGCTAGCAATTGGTTGTGTGCATGTCTTGCCCTTACTACGCGGACGAGAATTATTGTCATGATACCACTATTGTTGGTGATCGATCATCTCTTTCTGTATACAAATGTGTGTAATGCGCTATGAAATTCGGCCAACTTAGTATTGTTACTTTGCTCTATAAGCAGTTTCGACTATAAGAATTTCTTCTATATGATGATATGGTGCATTGGCCAAATTCATCACTCGTTGCAACCATATTTTTATTGATACCCactttcaatgatgaggtagttACAGTGAGCAACTGGCTTTGTTACATGAGCAAAATGTGTGACATGTGTCTCATAATAATAGTCAATTAGATTTACCTTTTTCAGGTTATTCATGACTTCTCATATTCTAATCAAATTGAGCCGTCAAGGCCGTCAAAGAGATCTTTTGTTTATTCCTTATTGAGATTTTGTTGCCCCATGACATCATCTAAGTCAAGACATCTGACATGATTGAATCAGACATAAACACATtctttactcttttttttctctcaagAATGCAATGAATCTAATGGTCCCATCACTATCTCATCATGGCCGTGTTTTCATTTGCACATGCCAATCTAGTGGAGTTATACTCCACGCCACTCTTTCATGAAAAAGAAAACTCCTAGGACCCATGTAAGGGATGGATGATATATgagaaaataaataattaaaggcTAAAGAAAAGCCATAGCAATAATGACATGTTCCCTCATTACTTAAGTGATAAGCATGATTAACGACCTATAATTATCCCATGATCATATATTATGTTGTTTGCCAATTGTATGCAGTTGGCACATGGATGCTTATCAGATCTTTCCaagtttaaaaactcaaaaactcaaCTAGATTTGAAATCACCTAAGTGTAGTGATAAATGAGTAAAGGTTGGTCACACATAAGTTTTGAAAACCCAAGTTTACTTAACTCAGTCGTTGAGTCAATGGTGTGACTTGATGAGGAAATATAAGTTTTACattcattcaccacataaaatgTTAAATCAGAAACATAAAGCCATCCATCGActtaattaataataaaattaaagtaTTAATCatgctacatatatatatatatatgaagattTCATATATGGCGACTATTTTGTATAGCTAAACAGAAAACACCTATGGGAGCCCTTAAACAGCAAAACATAGGGGCTCATATCAACAACAGCAGCCCACAACGGCCACCCCtataccaaaaaaataataattcaaaacCTCGCTAGGAATCCACGAGGAAGACTCTAATGGAACCCAGGCCCACTTTATCTAAGAAAACCCTGTCCCAAATAAGACCGGGGAAATCTTGCTCTCTGAGAAAGAGGAGGGACGATTAGCTATCACTTGCCAAACGGGCAAGGCCATCAACTGGGCCGTTGCCCTCTCTATGGATGAGCTGAATCGTCACCCTGCCTCTGCGCATGAGGTCCGAGATCCTGGATGCCCATGGGCGCCGCTGCCAATGCAGAGTCGACCTTCCCAAGAGACTGTCAACCACTAGCTTTGAGTCCGATTCAATCACGATATTTGAGAAGCCTCTGTTTAGGCCTAGCAGAAGTTTGTCATGCACCGCCCTCAATTCTGCTTTATTGTTAGACCTAGACCCATAACCTGCCCCAAAGGCAAACAGAAACTCACCTTTTTTGCCTCTGACAATCCCACCACCGCCGGACATCCCTAGGTTACCTCTGGAAGAGCCATCCACATTCAGCTTAACCCAATCTTTAGCTGGTTTGGACCAGTTAATGATTTCCACGCGCTCCTTTCTAGTAGAGAGGGGGAAAATCCTAGACTATCCCAGGCATGGGCCCTGCCCAGACGCAGCAAGACAGTCTTCACGTTTAGATGGGTCAAGGTCTTTATCCACCAGTTAATTCTAGCAACACACATAGAAGCGTTACTAGGTCTCTAGTCAAACTTGGTAGCATTTCTCACCCGCCAGATTTCCCAAAAGATGAGGCTGGGAGTGATCCGGTGGATATGGGCAGCGTGCCCTTCAACTGCAAACGAAAACCACCACTGTCTAAACCTGGCTTCCACGGATTGATCTTGCATGAAGAGGTTCCCAAAGATGCTTCCATAGTGCACCCAGATTTTACTAGCCAGGCCGCCATACAAAAACAAATGGCTGATTTATTCACAATCCAGCATTTTATTTTGCTCCACTTCGCAGTAGATACACTTGGAGATAATAGGGATGCCTTTAGCTTGAATATTGATGTCCACTGGAACTGCTTTATGAAACAACCTCCAGAGGAAAACAGAAATCTTAGGTGGAAGTTTAGCTTGCCAGATCCATTTAGACCAGCTCCTACCATTGGACCTCTGTCTGCATAAATCCTAGGCAGATTTCACAGAGAAATTGCCTGAACGATCATGGGGCCAGACAGCACGATCACCGTCCTCAAAGGTGGAAAAACCTCCATGAAAGATGAAGTCTACCACCTCTTGGGGAAGGAAAGAGAAGACCAAAGAAGGAGGGAGGGGCCCAGAAGGGCCTAAAAAATCCTTAATTGCCATAGGGATGAGCTCGTTTGGGATTGACCTGATTGCCCTTTGTAGAAGAGGGCCCAGCCCTGACTAGTTATCTATCCATAAACTTCTGGCCCCTTGCCCCACGTTCCACTGCACGTTCTCCTCCACCAGTGGTAGCAGCGCCCTAATTTTGGCCCACAGCGGGGAGGGGGAGAGGGATGAGGATCCCTTATGACTGGGATCAATATCAAAGGGGTGTTTTGCTCTTATGAGCTGAACCCATGGCCCTCTCTCAAGCCCAAACTCCACGTCCCATGCCATTTTCAATCTTATGGCTTTAACAACATCAACTAGTCTTCTGATAATTAATCCACCTTCCTCGACTGGCTTCGCGATCTTGTTTCAAGCAATCCAATGAAGTTTTTGTCTACCTTCCACCCATTCCCAAAAGAATCTTGCAAAATTTCTCTCCATCTTTGCAATCACCTGAGAGGGGACAACCGCTGCAGCCATGATATTGAGCGGGATGCTACATAGAACGTGTCGGATAAGAGTTGCCCTGCCTGCTTGGGATAAATGACTAGCTATCCACCCGCTTATCGTCTGCTCCACTTTATCCAACAagaattgaaaatctgaaatttttactCTTCCCATGTTAAGAGGGACCCCAAGATAATGGACACTAGAACTGGATTTGTTAATCCTGAGAAGCCTCTCAATGGATCGGATTCTCCCCGCTAGCAATTTCTTTGAGCATATGAAAGAGCTCTTTCTGAGATTAATTTTTTTCCCCGAGGCCGCTTGAAATTCATTCAGGAGGTTCTTAACCCTTTGAATAGATGCTTTGCTGCCATTCAGGAACAAGAGAGTATCATCTGCAAACAGGAGGTGCAATGTCAGCGGGCAGCCCCTACGGATCTGAAAAGGCTAACTCCACCCTCTAACCATCATAGTTTTGAAGCTTCTTGAGAAACCTTCCGTTGCCAGAACAAACAAACTAGGAGAGAGGGGGTCACCTTGGTGGAGGCCCTTAGAAGATTTGAAGAATCCCGCGGCTTCGCCACTTATCAAAATAGAGAACTAGTTATTACCCCAACATCCTTCCATAAGGGTGATCCATTTGTCGCTGAAGCCAAATTTCCTAAGCACTTGCTTAAGGAACTCTCAATCAACCCTATCGTAGGCCTTTTCAAGGTATAATTTTAGGACAATGTTGCCCCCTCTCACCTTTCTATTCAAATCCATGAGGACCTCTTGGGCGAATGCAATGTTTTCTGTCATAGCTGCACCTGCACAAAAGCTCCTTGCTCAGGAGAAACCAATTTCGGCAGCGGTCTATTAAGCCTGGAAGCCAGAAGTTTTGCAAAGATCTTGTAGATAACGTTGCATAAGCTTATGGGGTGATAGTCAGAAAACACAACAACAGCTAGAGATTTCTGGACTAAACAAATCAAGGATGTGGTGAAGGCTCTTGGAAGGGAACCTCCCAGAAAATTGATTGTTGCTTTAAGAAGATCTTCTCCCACAATCTGTCAGCAATGAGCAAAGAACGTGCCTAAGAACCTATCCGGACCTGACGCCCCATCCTTGGGGATAGACGACACTGCTTCTCAAACTTCATCTAAAGAAGGAGTTGCAAGGAGCTCCTTATTGTCTTCTGCTGAAACAAGGGAGGGGATGGCATGCAATAGATTTTCTGGGGAAGAGGTCTTCCCTGCCTGAAATAGCTTTGAGAAGTAGGTGACCGCTATTGTTTTAATGGCCTCCTGTCTTGTAAGAATCTGCCCGTCCTCATCAGCAATGGAGGAAATTTCAGATCTCCTGATTCGCTCAGAGGCTGATGCATGGAAATACTTTGTATTCCTGTCTCCTTTAACAAGCCAAGAGTTTCTGGACTTTTGTTTCCAGAAGACCTCTTCCATGAGCTCCAACTGAGCTAGCCTTTGTTTAGCTTCCGCACTGCATGTCCTCATTCCTCGAATAAGGGTTGGATGATCCCATAATCATGCTACGTATGACATCCCACCCTTATCCattacaaaacaaaaataaatcaaatcatcaaatagaaattttttatttaattatgggATCATCACGAGAATTCTTCTCGAGATCACAACTCCACTCGCAGATTCTCCTCATCCTTTCCTTTTCTTATATTGGTTCCATTCAACAAAGTAAGCTAATAGCTTAGTATAAGCAGTTCTAGGCATGATTCCCAACATTGGCATGTTACATATGCATGTACGAAAATTCAGTATGTCACAATACCATATAAATAATTATACATTGAACCCCATACCCATAGCTGCACATAGCATCCAATTGATGCTGGCATGTTGATATGCATGTAGGAGTACACTCACATCCTGCATGTACAATGGCCTATTATGTCTCACAAACCGTGTGCAACTGTCCTGTCTCGATAATGGGTGGCTTATTTCATAGTAGGCTAAACTCTTTTCCCAACCCTAACTTAAGTCTAAGGAGGATGTCCTATTGGTACCAACTCAAATTTCACTAAGAATTTTGCCTCAAATTTAAGGGATACTTCAATCTCCGATTTATCAAGCCTTATTAGAATGTTTACTTGTCACTCACAGATTTATTTCATGTTGTAGCATTTAATTCACATATTTCAACAGATTATCAAACTAGGCAATTGTATATTAGCGTAATGTTGTGCAATGCATGCATGTGATTCCATCTGTAAGTCACTACTTACCCACATAGCCCATTCCTTCTCTAAAATTTTGGTTTCTTGATCATTTCTGTGATGATTTGACAGCTAGATTCCTACTGTTCTTTAGAAGTTTCCTCATTTTAGCCATCGCTAAAATCCAAAGATCACGTTAAACTCTTTTCTAATTGAGAACTTTTCTAATTTGGTAAACTTACAAGATTCATTAACTTATGCAATTAAAACTCAGAATCTTTAAATCAGGCACTTGATCACCCGATTAGGTCCTTAATCCTTAAATTTGGGCCACAAATAATCTTtttatatcataatgtatattaTTTATCATTTTTGACTATAGATGGAGGGTCATAATCCGTGCTAGTATGTATTCTAGGGGTAAGATCTACTTTAGAATGCTTAGATGTTAAGATCCATTCGATCCAATTGCCCATTTCCttgattttttagaaatttagTTCGATGGCCTCAATTAGCCCTTGATGGGACGATACGATCTAAATTTGGGTCTAGTGAATCTTAAATTCCTTTGATCTAATCCATTAATTAGTTGTCTAAGACCTTGATCAACGGTTAGATCTACCCGATTGTCATTTTGAAGGGCCAAGATTGCTTTCCTGATCTTTTCTATAATTTTAGGAGGGTTCAGATATAAGATGAACCTAAGGTCCTGATTAACTACTCCCATCAAGATCTCAAGGTTCATGCTTAAAATCTAAACATAAGTGATAAGATCAGCCGTCCTTTCAAGTGTATATGTGAGGCCACTTAAGAGTGCATTTAGTACATGTGAGGCCCTCCACCATAATGCTTCCTACGGATCGATTTTATCACT contains:
- the LOC131229843 gene encoding uncharacterized protein LOC131229843; amino-acid sequence: MSGGGGIVRGKKGEFLFAFGAGYGSRSNNKAELRAVHDKLLLGLNRGFSNIVIESDSKLVVDSLLGRSTLHWQRRPWASRISDLMRRGRVTIQLIHREGNGPVDGLARLASDS